The following are encoded in a window of Thiohalobacter sp. IOR34 genomic DNA:
- a CDS encoding aminodeoxychorismate/anthranilate synthase component II has protein sequence MLLMIDNYDSFTYNLVQYFGELGAEVRVFRNDEISLQEIEALAPERLVISPGPCTPKEAGISVAAIQYFAGSIPILGVCLGHQSIGQAFGGRIVHAGRIMHGKTSLIHHQDLGVFRGLPNPLQATRYHSLVIDKASLPDCLEITAWTEDESGDLDEIMGVRHRELAVEGVQFHPESILTEHGHDMLRNFLEYER, from the coding sequence ATGCTGCTGATGATCGACAACTATGACTCCTTCACCTATAACCTGGTGCAGTATTTCGGTGAGCTGGGTGCCGAGGTGCGGGTATTCCGCAACGACGAGATCAGCCTGCAGGAGATCGAGGCGCTGGCGCCCGAGCGGCTGGTGATCTCGCCCGGCCCCTGCACGCCGAAGGAGGCCGGCATCTCGGTGGCGGCGATCCAGTACTTCGCCGGCAGCATCCCCATCCTTGGCGTGTGCCTGGGCCACCAGAGCATCGGCCAGGCCTTCGGCGGACGGATCGTGCATGCCGGTCGGATCATGCATGGCAAGACCTCGCTGATCCATCACCAGGATCTGGGCGTGTTCCGCGGCCTGCCCAATCCCCTGCAGGCAACGCGCTACCATTCGCTGGTGATCGACAAGGCCAGTCTGCCGGATTGCCTGGAGATCACCGCCTGGACCGAGGACGAGAGCGGTGACCTGGACGAGATCATGGGCGTGCGCCACCGGGAGCTGGCGGTGGAGGGGGTGCAGTTCCATCCGGAATCCATCCTCACCGAGCACGGCCACGACATGCTGCGGAATTTTCTGGAGTATGAGAGATAG
- the trpD gene encoding anthranilate phosphoribosyltransferase codes for MDMQAAIRALTERRDLSRDEMREVMQLIMTGQATPAQIGGFLIGMRMKGETVDELTAAAEVMRSLSTPVEVHGEHVVDIVGTGGDGSNTFNISTASCFVVAAAGGTVAKHGNRSVSSKSGSADLLEAAGVNLDLTPQQVAECIETLGVGFMFAPKHHSAMKHAIGPRREMGVRTLFNLLGPLTNPAAAPNQLLGVFSEQWVEPLAEVLKQLGSEHVLVVHAEDGMDEISIGAPTRVAELKDGRIQCYRIEPEQFGLQRADTAQLAVQSAAESLAIIQRVFAGEPGPARDIVLLNAGAAIYVAGLSAELAAGVERAAEVIDSGAAADKLRALAELSQRLGQG; via the coding sequence ATGGACATGCAGGCGGCGATCCGGGCCCTGACCGAGAGGCGTGACCTGAGCCGGGACGAGATGCGCGAGGTGATGCAGCTGATCATGACCGGCCAGGCCACGCCGGCGCAGATCGGCGGTTTCCTGATCGGCATGCGCATGAAGGGCGAGACGGTGGACGAGCTGACCGCCGCGGCCGAGGTGATGCGCAGCCTGTCGACCCCGGTCGAGGTGCATGGCGAGCACGTGGTCGACATCGTCGGTACCGGTGGCGACGGCAGCAATACCTTCAATATCTCCACTGCCAGCTGTTTCGTGGTGGCGGCGGCCGGCGGCACCGTGGCCAAGCATGGCAACCGTTCGGTATCGAGCAAGTCGGGCAGCGCCGATCTGCTGGAGGCGGCCGGGGTCAATCTCGATCTCACCCCGCAGCAGGTGGCCGAGTGCATCGAGACCCTGGGCGTCGGTTTCATGTTCGCGCCGAAGCACCACAGCGCCATGAAGCACGCCATCGGTCCGCGCCGGGAGATGGGCGTGCGCACACTGTTCAATCTGCTTGGCCCGCTGACCAATCCGGCCGCTGCGCCCAACCAGCTGCTGGGGGTGTTCAGCGAGCAGTGGGTGGAGCCGCTGGCCGAGGTGCTGAAACAGCTCGGCAGTGAACATGTGCTGGTGGTGCATGCCGAGGATGGCATGGACGAGATCAGCATCGGCGCGCCGACCCGGGTGGCCGAGCTGAAGGACGGCCGCATCCAGTGCTACCGCATCGAGCCCGAGCAGTTCGGGCTGCAGCGTGCCGATACGGCGCAGCTGGCGGTGCAGAGCGCGGCCGAGAGCCTGGCGATCATCCAGCGGGTGTTTGCCGGCGAGCCGGGACCGGCGCGCGACATCGTGTTGCTCAATGCCGGTGCCGCGATCTATGTTGCCGGTTTGAGTGCTGAGCTGGCGGCCGGTGTCGAACGGGCCGCGGAGGTGATCGACAGCGGTGCCGCGGCTGACAAGTTGCGCGCGCTGGCAGAACTCTCGCAGCGACTGGGGCAGGGCTGA
- the trpC gene encoding indole-3-glycerol phosphate synthase TrpC, translated as MPDILQRILRRKAEEVAERSGRRPLRELHGRVQQAAPPRGFLRQLEARVAAGQPAVIAEIKKASPSKGVLREDFRPAEIARSYQRGGAACLSVLTDTDFFQGADAYLQEARAACDLPVLRKDFVIDPYQVYEARALEADCILLIVAALGDAMLRELAQLAQHLGMDALVEVHDGAELQRALELPCPMIGINNRNLRSFEVSLQTTLDLLPGIPGDRLVVTESGIHTPADVALMREHGVHAFLVGEAFMRAEDPGARLAELFAATD; from the coding sequence ATGCCGGACATCCTGCAGCGGATCCTGCGCCGCAAGGCGGAGGAGGTCGCCGAGCGCAGCGGGCGGCGGCCTCTGCGCGAGCTGCATGGCCGGGTGCAGCAGGCCGCGCCGCCACGTGGCTTCCTGCGCCAGCTCGAGGCACGCGTCGCCGCCGGCCAGCCCGCTGTCATCGCCGAGATCAAGAAGGCCTCGCCGAGCAAGGGGGTGCTGCGCGAGGATTTCCGGCCGGCCGAGATCGCGCGCAGCTACCAGCGTGGCGGCGCGGCCTGCCTTTCGGTGTTGACCGACACCGATTTTTTCCAGGGTGCCGATGCCTATCTGCAGGAGGCGCGCGCCGCCTGTGATCTGCCAGTCCTGCGCAAGGATTTCGTCATCGATCCCTACCAGGTCTACGAGGCACGGGCCCTGGAGGCCGACTGCATCCTGCTGATCGTCGCCGCCCTCGGCGATGCCATGCTGCGGGAGCTGGCGCAGCTTGCCCAGCACCTGGGCATGGATGCACTGGTCGAGGTCCACGATGGCGCCGAGCTGCAGCGCGCCCTGGAACTGCCCTGCCCGATGATCGGCATCAACAACCGCAACCTGCGCAGCTTCGAGGTCTCGTTGCAGACCACGCTCGATCTGCTGCCGGGCATTCCCGGGGACCGGTTGGTGGTGACCGAGAGCGGCATCCACACACCGGCCGACGTGGCGCTGATGCGCGAGCACGGGGTGCACGCCTTCCTCGTTGGCGAGGCCTTCATGCGGGCGGAGGACCCGGGGGCACGACTGGCGGAACTCTTTGCAGCGACAGACTGA
- the crp gene encoding cAMP-activated global transcriptional regulator CRP — translation MELKPVKGTGNPSIDRFLEHCHRRRYPSKSVIIYAGDAPDVLYYIIEGSVSVLIEDEDGREIVLAYLNKGDFFGEMGLFGEGSTRSAWVRTRTECELAEISYARFRQLAHEDPEILFALSSQMAARLRTTSRKVSDLAFLDVTGRVARTLLDLCKQPDAMTHPDGMQIRITRQEIGRIVGCSREMVGRVLKSMEEQGLITAHGKTIVVFGTR, via the coding sequence ATGGAACTGAAACCCGTCAAAGGTACCGGCAACCCCTCGATCGACAGGTTCCTGGAACACTGTCATCGCCGGCGTTACCCCTCCAAGAGCGTCATCATCTACGCCGGCGACGCCCCCGATGTGCTGTACTACATCATCGAGGGTTCGGTCAGTGTGCTCATCGAGGACGAGGACGGCCGCGAGATCGTTCTTGCCTACCTGAACAAGGGTGACTTCTTCGGCGAGATGGGCCTGTTCGGCGAGGGCAGCACGCGCAGCGCCTGGGTGCGTACCCGCACCGAATGCGAACTGGCCGAGATCAGTTATGCCAGATTCCGTCAGCTCGCCCACGAGGATCCGGAGATCCTCTTCGCCCTGTCCTCGCAGATGGCCGCCCGGCTGCGCACCACCAGCCGCAAGGTCTCCGACCTGGCCTTCCTCGATGTCACCGGCCGGGTGGCGCGCACCCTGCTCGACCTGTGCAAGCAGCCGGACGCCATGACCCATCCCGATGGCATGCAGATCCGCATCACCCGCCAGGAGATCGGCCGCATCGTCGGCTGCTCGCGGGAGATGGTCGGCCGGGTGCTGAAGAGCATGGAGGAACAGGGGCTGATCACCGCCCACGGCAAGACCATCGTCGTCTTCGGCACCCGCTGA
- a CDS encoding OsmC family protein produces MKARVKWVEAATFIGESGSGHALVMDGPPESGGRDLGVRPMEMLLLGMGGCTAFDVVFILQRARQPVSDCVVELSAERAETPPKVFTAIHVHFIVKGRGLSEKQVARAVELSAEKYCSASIMLGKAARISHDFEIVEED; encoded by the coding sequence ATGAAGGCGCGCGTGAAATGGGTGGAGGCCGCCACCTTCATCGGCGAATCGGGCAGCGGTCATGCGCTGGTCATGGACGGACCACCGGAGAGCGGTGGCCGCGACCTCGGCGTGCGGCCGATGGAGATGCTGCTGCTGGGCATGGGTGGATGCACTGCCTTCGATGTGGTGTTCATCCTGCAGCGTGCCCGCCAGCCGGTGAGCGACTGCGTGGTGGAACTGAGCGCGGAGCGCGCCGAGACGCCGCCCAAGGTATTTACCGCCATCCATGTCCATTTCATCGTCAAGGGCCGTGGCCTGAGCGAGAAGCAGGTGGCGCGCGCCGTCGAGCTTTCCGCCGAGAAATACTGCTCGGCCTCGATCATGCTCGGCAAGGCGGCGCGGATCAGCCACGACTTCGAGATCGTCGAGGAGGACTGA
- a CDS encoding DUF885 domain-containing protein: protein MTQTPDAVAFDRLVESFYHAWFRFHPELAVELGVFEQAGRLTPCDSDDIGALIALNEKLLAELETIDPEALDADRRLDYRLLQGQATLEHHELLERDWRRRDPQRFLPLDAIHQLTLLPVPDFAAAFASRVGAVSAYLRGCRAHLLQMPELVSPLWLETTLQAAASGAVYLRGLERHPRVQQAFRGDSSIHAALEQGAHAVEDYARFLETEIAPRAAGDFACGRALFEERLRRQHFLPLDADRLHAFGSRLFEETAAALKAVTRELRGDEDVAAQLAAIQADHPAPEELLDCYRTQMRAARRFLVERELISLPQAETLEVMETPPFLRPQIPFAAYLPPVPGDPRQTGHYYVTPARDAASLGEHNHLALKHTCVHEAWPGHHLQFVTANLTPSARSWPRLVNASATLYEGWALYAEQLMQEQGFLAGPESRFLLLRDRLWRALRIQLDVELHCRGLTLEAAAGRMQQALGFVREQALDELRWYTRAPTVPMGYATGWALINAAREQSAGGLRAFHDRLLSAGSPALPLVLERVFGTALRDAVQATLFDG from the coding sequence ATGACCCAGACGCCCGATGCCGTGGCTTTCGACCGGCTGGTCGAGAGCTTCTACCATGCCTGGTTCCGCTTTCACCCCGAGCTTGCGGTGGAGCTGGGCGTCTTCGAACAGGCCGGTCGGCTCACGCCCTGCGACAGTGACGACATCGGCGCCCTGATCGCGCTGAACGAAAAGCTGCTCGCCGAGCTGGAGACGATCGACCCGGAGGCGCTGGACGCCGACCGGCGGCTCGACTACCGGCTGCTGCAGGGGCAGGCCACCCTGGAACACCACGAGCTGCTGGAACGGGACTGGCGGCGCCGCGATCCGCAGCGCTTCCTGCCGCTGGATGCGATCCATCAGCTGACCCTGTTGCCGGTACCGGACTTCGCCGCCGCCTTCGCCAGCCGCGTCGGTGCTGTCTCCGCCTATTTGCGCGGCTGCCGTGCCCACCTGCTGCAGATGCCCGAGCTGGTGTCGCCGCTGTGGCTGGAGACCACCTTGCAGGCCGCCGCGAGCGGCGCCGTCTACCTGCGTGGTCTCGAACGCCACCCCCGGGTGCAGCAGGCCTTCCGCGGCGACAGCAGCATCCATGCCGCCCTGGAGCAGGGCGCCCATGCCGTCGAGGACTATGCCCGTTTCCTCGAGACCGAGATCGCGCCGCGGGCCGCGGGGGATTTCGCCTGCGGCCGCGCCCTGTTCGAGGAACGGCTGCGCCGGCAGCATTTCCTGCCGCTGGATGCGGACCGGTTGCATGCCTTCGGCAGCCGGCTGTTCGAGGAGACGGCGGCTGCGCTCAAGGCCGTCACCCGCGAGCTGCGTGGTGACGAGGATGTGGCGGCCCAGCTCGCCGCCATCCAGGCCGATCACCCGGCGCCGGAGGAGCTGCTGGACTGCTACCGCACGCAGATGCGTGCCGCGCGGCGCTTCCTGGTCGAGCGGGAGCTGATCAGCCTCCCGCAAGCCGAGACCCTGGAGGTGATGGAGACGCCGCCTTTCCTGCGGCCGCAGATCCCCTTTGCCGCCTATCTGCCGCCGGTGCCCGGCGATCCGCGGCAGACAGGCCACTATTACGTCACCCCGGCGCGTGATGCGGCCTCGCTCGGCGAGCACAACCACCTTGCCCTGAAGCACACCTGCGTGCACGAGGCCTGGCCCGGGCATCATCTGCAGTTCGTCACCGCCAATCTCACTCCTTCGGCGCGCAGCTGGCCGCGGCTGGTCAATGCCTCGGCCACCCTCTATGAGGGCTGGGCGCTGTATGCCGAGCAGCTGATGCAGGAACAGGGTTTCCTGGCTGGCCCCGAGTCGCGTTTCCTGCTGTTGCGTGACCGCCTGTGGCGGGCGCTGCGCATCCAGCTCGACGTGGAGCTGCACTGCCGGGGGCTGACCCTGGAGGCGGCGGCCGGGCGCATGCAGCAGGCCCTGGGTTTTGTGCGCGAGCAGGCGCTGGACGAGCTGCGCTGGTATACCCGGGCCCCGACCGTGCCCATGGGCTACGCCACCGGCTGGGCGCTGATCAATGCCGCACGCGAGCAGAGCGCTGGGGGGCTGCGTGCCTTCCACGACCGCCTGTTGTCGGCCGGTTCGCCAGCCCTGCCGCTGGTGCTGGAGCGCGTCTTCGGCACGGCGTTGCGGGATGCCGTGCAGGCCACCCTGTTCGATGGCTGA
- the speD gene encoding adenosylmethionine decarboxylase gives MKKRLKLHGFNNLTKTLSFNIYDICYAKTPRHRREYIEYIDEAYNASRLTQILTEVSHIIGANILNIAHQDYEPQGASVTMLISEEPLLSEEDLVTREQPGPLPDAVVAHLDKSHITVHTYPESHPDNGISTFRADIDVSTCGRISPLRALNFLIHSFESDILTIDYRVRGFTRDVRGRKHFIDHKINSIQNFMSRDTRDRYQMIDVNVYQENIFHTKMILKEFDLDNYLFGTGVDELTPREEREIRKRLQHEMAEIFYGRNMRRLS, from the coding sequence ATGAAGAAGAGATTGAAGCTGCACGGTTTCAACAATCTCACCAAGACGCTCAGCTTCAATATCTACGATATCTGCTATGCCAAGACGCCGCGGCATCGTCGCGAGTACATCGAATACATCGACGAGGCCTACAACGCCAGCCGCCTGACCCAGATTCTCACCGAGGTGTCGCACATCATCGGCGCCAACATCCTCAACATCGCTCATCAGGACTACGAGCCGCAGGGTGCCAGTGTCACCATGCTGATTTCCGAGGAGCCGCTGTTGAGCGAGGAAGATCTGGTCACCCGCGAGCAGCCGGGGCCGTTGCCCGATGCCGTGGTGGCGCATCTCGACAAGAGTCACATCACGGTGCATACCTATCCGGAGAGCCATCCGGACAACGGCATCAGCACCTTCCGCGCCGATATCGACGTCTCCACCTGTGGCCGTATCTCACCGCTGCGGGCCTTGAACTTCCTCATTCACAGCTTCGAGTCGGACATCCTCACCATCGACTACCGGGTGCGCGGCTTCACCCGTGACGTGCGTGGTCGCAAGCACTTCATCGATCACAAGATCAACTCGATCCAGAACTTCATGTCCAGGGACACACGGGACAGGTACCAGATGATCGACGTCAACGTCTACCAGGAGAACATCTTCCACACCAAGATGATCCTCAAGGAGTTCGATCTCGACAACTATCTGTTCGGCACCGGGGTGGACGAGCTGACGCCGCGGGAGGAGCGCGAGATCCGCAAGCGCCTGCAGCATGAGATGGCGGAGATCTTCTACGGTCGCAACATGCGCCGCCTGTCCTGA
- the coq7 gene encoding 2-polyprenyl-3-methyl-6-methoxy-1,4-benzoquinone monooxygenase, translating to MDTRHYTPFDELVINFDQALRTLFGRPQTTGRPNPADAEPEQELDEAERRESARLLRVDHAGEVCAQALYQGQALTARLERVRENMEQAAREENDHLDWCAQRVHELGSHTSLLNPLWYAGSFSLGALAGALGDKWSLGFVAETERQVIEHLDSHLQRLPPRDLKSRAILEQMKIDEAQHGNTAMQAGGAPLPAPVRGLMRLTSKLMTGSSYWL from the coding sequence ATGGACACACGCCACTACACCCCCTTCGACGAGCTGGTCATCAACTTCGACCAGGCCCTGCGCACCCTGTTCGGCCGGCCGCAGACCACCGGCCGCCCCAACCCGGCCGACGCCGAGCCGGAACAGGAACTGGACGAGGCGGAACGCAGGGAATCGGCGCGATTGCTGCGTGTCGATCATGCCGGCGAGGTCTGTGCCCAGGCCCTGTATCAGGGGCAGGCGCTGACCGCCCGCCTGGAACGGGTGCGCGAAAACATGGAACAGGCGGCCCGCGAGGAGAACGACCACCTGGACTGGTGCGCGCAGCGGGTACATGAACTGGGCAGCCATACGAGTCTGCTCAATCCCCTCTGGTACGCCGGCTCCTTCAGCCTGGGCGCACTGGCTGGCGCCCTCGGCGACAAGTGGAGTCTCGGCTTCGTCGCCGAGACCGAACGCCAGGTCATCGAGCACCTCGATTCGCACCTGCAGCGCCTGCCGCCACGGGACCTGAAGAGCCGCGCCATCCTGGAACAGATGAAGATCGACGAGGCGCAGCATGGCAACACCGCCATGCAGGCCGGCGGCGCCCCCCTGCCGGCGCCGGTCCGCGGCCTGATGAGGCTGACCTCGAAACTGATGACCGGCAGCAGCTACTGGCTGTAA
- a CDS encoding (2Fe-2S) ferredoxin domain-containing protein yields the protein MAYYKYHVFFCTNRREGGQPCCARLGGQEMRDYAKQRCKALGLTGPGGVRINSAGCLDRCGEGPVLVVYPEGVWYSYVDQEDIDEIIDSHLRGGTPVTRLVI from the coding sequence ATGGCCTATTACAAATACCACGTCTTCTTCTGCACCAACCGTCGGGAGGGCGGCCAGCCCTGCTGCGCGCGGCTCGGCGGACAAGAGATGCGCGACTATGCCAAGCAGCGTTGCAAGGCGCTGGGACTCACCGGTCCCGGCGGGGTGCGGATCAACAGTGCCGGTTGCCTCGACCGCTGTGGCGAGGGGCCGGTGCTGGTGGTCTACCCTGAGGGGGTCTGGTACAGCTATGTGGATCAGGAGGATATCGATGAAATCATCGACAGCCATCTTCGCGGTGGCACCCCGGTGACGCGACTTGTTATTTGA
- the rplM gene encoding 50S ribosomal protein L13: protein MKTFSAKPETVKRDWYVIDATGKHLGRLATEVARRLRGKHKPEYTPHVDTGDYIIVVNAEKVAVTGRKESDKMYYHHTGYIGNMKSISLGKLREKAPERIIETAVKGMLPKNTLGRAMYRKLKVYAGPEHQHAAQQPQTLDI from the coding sequence ATGAAGACGTTTAGTGCCAAGCCGGAAACGGTCAAGCGTGACTGGTACGTCATTGATGCAACGGGAAAGCATCTGGGTCGCCTGGCCACCGAAGTGGCGCGTCGCCTGCGTGGCAAGCACAAGCCGGAATACACGCCGCACGTCGATACCGGTGACTACATCATCGTCGTCAATGCGGAGAAGGTCGCCGTGACCGGCCGCAAGGAAAGCGACAAGATGTACTATCATCACACCGGTTACATCGGCAACATGAAGTCCATCAGCCTGGGCAAGCTGCGCGAGAAGGCGCCGGAGCGGATCATCGAGACTGCCGTCAAGGGCATGCTGCCGAAGAACACCCTGGGCCGCGCCATGTACCGCAAGCTGAAGGTCTATGCCGGGCCCGAGCATCAGCATGCCGCGCAGCAGCCGCAGACGCTGGATATCTAA
- the rpsI gene encoding 30S ribosomal protein S9 — MSQDQIYATGRRKTSTARVFLRKGSGNIVVNSRPLDEYFGRETARMVVRQPLDTTELNDQFDFYVTVSGGGMTGQAGAIRHGITRALIKHDETLRAPLRKAGFVTRDARQVERKKVGLRKARRATQFSKR, encoded by the coding sequence ATGTCGCAGGATCAGATCTACGCAACCGGCCGCCGCAAGACCTCGACGGCCCGTGTCTTTCTCCGCAAGGGCAGCGGTAACATCGTCGTCAACTCGCGCCCGCTGGACGAGTACTTCGGCCGCGAGACGGCACGCATGGTGGTGCGTCAGCCGCTCGATACCACCGAGCTGAACGACCAGTTCGATTTCTACGTCACCGTCTCCGGTGGCGGGATGACCGGCCAGGCCGGTGCCATCCGTCACGGCATCACCCGCGCCCTGATCAAGCACGACGAGACGCTGCGCGCTCCGCTGCGCAAGGCCGGTTTCGTGACCCGCGACGCACGTCAGGTCGAGCGCAAGAAGGTTGGTCTGCGCAAGGCACGCCGCGCCACCCAGTTCAGCAAGCGCTGA
- a CDS encoding VPLPA-CTERM sorting domain-containing protein, producing the protein MVDTLSRRLAALAALAAVAGFSLQAQAASVYAVSLNEITNFSMSVDSGSVSFSSFTFSNDSASMSSLGTASSDPLDAPAACIGAPCAGYDNDFVVHGAVGGDYTYADAQIINTDVLNGNGAASAIAESHVSSGTGFAQASNTLISTAFSVGSGGATVSFSFDAAPYLQTLVSGGSAASNLSLSIFLTKYGDSAPSYAATPFSIGIASNEEYNPATPITVSDSAALAAGDYALNITMSQMVNVSAVPVPAAVWLFASGLVGLVGVARRRVRG; encoded by the coding sequence ATGGTCGATACCCTGTCGCGGCGTCTCGCCGCTCTGGCTGCCCTTGCGGCTGTCGCCGGTTTCTCGCTGCAGGCGCAGGCCGCCTCGGTGTATGCCGTCTCCCTGAACGAGATCACGAATTTCTCGATGTCCGTCGATTCCGGCAGCGTGTCGTTCTCGAGCTTCACCTTTTCCAACGACAGCGCTTCGATGAGCAGCCTGGGCACGGCCAGCAGCGATCCGCTCGATGCCCCGGCGGCCTGCATCGGCGCCCCATGCGCGGGCTATGACAACGACTTCGTGGTGCATGGCGCGGTCGGCGGCGACTACACCTACGCGGATGCGCAGATCATCAATACCGATGTGCTCAACGGCAACGGCGCGGCATCGGCCATCGCCGAGAGCCATGTCAGCTCGGGTACAGGCTTCGCCCAGGCCTCGAACACCCTGATCTCCACCGCGTTCTCCGTCGGCAGCGGCGGCGCCACCGTCAGCTTCTCCTTCGACGCGGCGCCCTACCTGCAGACCCTGGTGTCCGGTGGCAGCGCCGCCTCGAATCTCAGCCTGAGCATCTTTCTCACCAAGTACGGTGACAGCGCGCCGAGCTATGCCGCCACGCCGTTCAGCATAGGCATCGCCTCCAACGAGGAATACAATCCCGCGACGCCGATCACGGTCAGCGACAGCGCGGCGCTCGCGGCCGGCGATTACGCGCTCAACATCACCATGAGCCAGATGGTCAATGTCTCGGCCGTGCCGGTTCCCGCCGCCGTCTGGTTGTTCGCGTCCGGTCTGGTGGGTCTGGTGGGAGTGGCGCGCCGCCGCGTCCGCGGCTGA
- a CDS encoding porin — MDKKILSAAVAGVLAGSMAFAANADVTVFGKLNMSIDSVDVDGGSDDINMNCTTCSVGFKGSEDLGNGLKAVFLIDFQYDGSERNANGALTDRDQWVGLAGEGWGSVKFGTISTGYKSTGAMIDPLYRTSAQARGLGFQSSLHLGAGENGQGRMTNHVRYDSPSMSGFKVIVDYSFDSEDVTTRDDDAWGLTGVYKNGPILGFVSYLTNDHGGEDDAWKIGGSYQINDEAKVFAQYENDGGLISSTTELAAGAASNTTKDADVWHIGATYTMGSNMLYAAYGQGDDNNTSGATNTAEYDTWTIAVAHMFSKRTFVYGGYNNIDCDGTTGNVCGSRTRAGEQDVITIGLQHNF, encoded by the coding sequence ATGGACAAGAAGATTCTTTCTGCAGCCGTCGCCGGCGTACTGGCCGGTTCCATGGCCTTTGCCGCCAATGCCGATGTCACCGTGTTCGGCAAGCTGAACATGAGCATCGATTCTGTCGACGTCGACGGTGGTTCCGACGACATCAACATGAACTGCACCACCTGCTCCGTGGGCTTCAAGGGCTCCGAGGACCTGGGCAACGGTCTGAAGGCCGTGTTCCTGATCGACTTCCAGTATGATGGCAGCGAGCGCAACGCTAATGGCGCGCTTACCGATCGTGACCAGTGGGTCGGCCTGGCCGGCGAGGGCTGGGGTTCCGTCAAGTTCGGCACCATCAGCACCGGTTACAAGAGCACCGGCGCCATGATCGATCCGCTGTACCGCACCTCCGCACAGGCTCGTGGCCTGGGCTTCCAGTCTTCCCTGCATCTGGGCGCTGGCGAGAACGGCCAGGGCCGCATGACCAACCACGTCCGCTATGACTCCCCGAGCATGAGTGGCTTCAAGGTCATCGTCGACTACAGCTTCGACTCCGAAGACGTGACCACCCGTGACGACGACGCCTGGGGTCTGACCGGCGTGTACAAGAATGGCCCGATCCTCGGTTTCGTGTCCTACCTGACCAACGACCATGGTGGCGAGGATGACGCCTGGAAGATCGGCGGCAGCTACCAGATCAACGACGAGGCCAAGGTCTTCGCTCAGTACGAGAACGACGGCGGCCTGATCTCCAGCACCACTGAGCTGGCTGCTGGCGCTGCCTCCAACACCACCAAGGATGCTGACGTCTGGCACATCGGTGCCACCTACACCATGGGCAGCAACATGCTGTATGCCGCTTATGGTCAGGGTGACGACAACAACACCTCCGGCGCCACCAACACGGCCGAGTACGATACCTGGACCATTGCCGTTGCGCACATGTTCAGCAAGCGTACCTTCGTCTACGGTGGTTACAACAACATCGATTGTGACGGCACCACCGGTAACGTCTGCGGCAGCCGTACCCGCGCAGGCGAGCAGGATGTCATCACCATCGGTCTGCAGCACAACTTCTGA